A window from Apteryx mantelli isolate bAptMan1 chromosome 27, bAptMan1.hap1, whole genome shotgun sequence encodes these proteins:
- the PTP4A2 gene encoding protein tyrosine phosphatase type IVA 2 — protein MNRPAPVEITYENMRFLITHNPTNATLNKFTEELKKYGVTTLVRVCDATYDQAPIEKEGIQVLDWPFDDGAPPPNQIVDDWLNLLKSKFREEPGCCIAVHCVAGLGRAPVLVALALIECGMKYEDAVQFIRQKRRGAFNSKQLLYLEKYRPKMRLRFKDANGHCCVQ, from the exons ATGAACCGTCCAGCCCCAGTGGAAATTACCTATGAGAATATGCGTTTCCTGATCACTCACAACCCAACCAATGCAACCCTCAACAAGTTCACAGAG GAGCTGAAGAAGTACGGAGTGACAACCTTGGTGCGAGTTTGTGATGCCACTTATGATCAAGCTCCTATTGAAAAAGAAGGAATCCAGGTTCTA gacTGGCCGTTTGATGATGGAGCACCACCCCCGAATCAGATAGTTGATGACTGGCTAAACCTGTTGAAAAGCAAATTTCGTGAAGAGCCTGGATGCTGTATTGCTGTTCACTGTGTTGCAGGGTTGGGAAG GGCTCCTGTCCTGGTTGCACTTGCTCTCATTGAATGTGGAATGAAGTACGAAGATGCAGTTCAGTTTATAAGGCA gaaaaggaggggagctTTCAATTCCAAACAGCTGCTTTACCTTGAGAAATACCGACCTAAGATGCGATTACGCTTCAAAGATGCCAACGGTCACTGCTGTGTTCAATAG